The Halomicronema hongdechloris C2206 genome includes a window with the following:
- a CDS encoding isochorismate synthase: protein MPVVPYRTVIQQHRSAIHAALTQGYQQAICTNRPHVVSLSLPIPSIDPLRLLHQSSPYERHLYLENTSQHQATVALGSLIEASAIGPSRFDRVHNFIETWCHQISCYDELAEYSPGIQFFCSFAFFDTPTHSDSPFPAASVFLPRWQITQCRQTSTLIANLLLTPLSDLEALLPDILQQLRRIESLAESPLSAYPPAPSLIQPALATQVFTQAVHRALQRICHNRLRKIVLAHALDVLASQPFNRAQLLERLRQQHPDCYVFSVGNGHGVSFIGASPERLLSIRQRRLITDALAGSSPRGDTAETDALLARQLLTSVKEQDEHQFVVDFLVRRLTELGLRPSYRTRPGLLQLSNIQHLHTPIRATVPLHTHPLHLVKALHPTPAVAGVPTDQACQQIRRFEQFDRALYAAPIGWIDHQGNSEFIVGIRSALIQANRARLYAGAGIVAGSDPERELDEIRLKLRALMEALV from the coding sequence ATGCCAGTCGTCCCCTACCGCACGGTTATTCAGCAACATCGTTCTGCCATTCATGCCGCCCTGACTCAGGGCTATCAGCAGGCCATTTGCACCAACCGCCCTCATGTAGTCAGCCTCAGCCTTCCGATTCCCTCAATTGATCCGCTTAGGCTGCTACATCAGTCCTCTCCCTATGAGCGGCACCTTTACCTAGAAAATACTTCCCAACATCAGGCCACCGTGGCTCTAGGTAGCCTAATCGAGGCATCGGCCATAGGACCAAGTCGCTTCGATCGGGTTCATAACTTCATTGAAACCTGGTGTCATCAGATCAGTTGCTACGACGAGCTAGCCGAGTATTCTCCAGGGATTCAATTTTTCTGCAGCTTCGCCTTCTTCGACACCCCCACTCATTCAGACTCCCCATTCCCAGCCGCTAGCGTCTTTCTACCCCGCTGGCAAATCACCCAATGCCGACAAACCAGTACCCTCATCGCCAACCTACTCCTAACCCCCCTTTCCGATTTAGAAGCCCTGCTACCAGATATCCTGCAGCAGTTGCGACGGATTGAGTCCCTGGCTGAGTCTCCCCTATCTGCCTATCCGCCCGCCCCGTCGCTAATTCAGCCTGCTTTAGCTACCCAGGTCTTTACCCAGGCTGTCCACCGTGCCCTGCAGCGCATCTGCCACAATCGGTTGCGCAAAATTGTGCTGGCCCATGCTCTAGATGTATTAGCGTCCCAGCCCTTTAACCGAGCTCAACTGCTAGAACGATTACGGCAACAACACCCTGACTGCTATGTGTTTTCCGTCGGCAATGGCCACGGCGTTAGCTTCATTGGTGCTAGTCCAGAGCGATTGCTCAGCATTCGCCAACGGCGGCTCATCACCGATGCTTTAGCAGGGTCTTCACCCCGGGGCGATACTGCCGAAACAGATGCCCTACTGGCTCGACAGTTGTTAACGAGTGTCAAAGAGCAAGACGAGCATCAGTTTGTGGTTGATTTCCTGGTACGGCGATTGACGGAACTGGGACTGCGTCCTAGCTACCGTACCCGACCAGGACTATTGCAGCTCTCGAATATTCAACATCTCCACACCCCCATTCGAGCCACCGTACCTCTCCACACCCATCCCTTGCACCTAGTTAAGGCGCTACATCCTACCCCAGCAGTAGCCGGAGTGCCAACTGATCAAGCCTGTCAGCAGATTCGCCGCTTCGAGCAGTTTGATCGAGCCCTCTACGCTGCCCCTATTGGCTGGATTGACCACCAGGGTAACAGCGAATTTATTGTGGGGATTCGCTCCGCCTTGATTCAAGCTAATCGTGCCCGCCTCTACGCCGGGGCCGGCATTGTAGCCGGATCAGATCCAGAGCGAGAACTGGATGAAATTCGCCTGAAGCTGCGGGCCTTGATGGAGGCACTGGTCTGA
- the rfbG gene encoding CDP-glucose 4,6-dehydratase, whose product MENMVDHLFWQGKRVLLTGHTGFKGAWLSLWLLHLGAKVTGLSLEPDTQPSLFSQLNLAADLDHHIGDIRDATLVKAIVERTKPDVVLHLAAQPLVRRSYLQPVETWNTNVMGTIHVLEALKQCTHPCAAVFITTDKCYENREWNYGYRENDPLGGHDPYSSSKAAAELAIASWRKSFYKTSSSFVAIASARAGNVIGGGDWAEDRIVPDAMRALGRNQPILVRNPFATRPWQHVLEPLGGYLILAERLYKQLAVQPANNQLHNLMGAFNFGPHLSSNQSVKNLVESILMHWPGQWIDASGRDVVHEAKLLNLVTDKAFHQLNWTPAWNFSTTVQETVKWYRESAQFNLTSYEEFRQLTLKQIQQYEIAAAQRELLSVKA is encoded by the coding sequence ATGGAAAATATGGTAGATCATTTATTTTGGCAAGGTAAGCGGGTACTGCTGACTGGGCATACGGGGTTTAAGGGGGCATGGCTGTCTCTGTGGTTATTGCACCTAGGAGCCAAGGTGACCGGACTAAGCCTAGAACCTGATACTCAGCCCTCATTATTCTCGCAACTCAACTTGGCAGCGGATCTCGATCATCATATCGGTGATATTCGAGATGCGACTTTGGTTAAGGCAATCGTGGAACGTACCAAGCCAGATGTTGTGTTGCATTTAGCGGCTCAACCATTAGTGAGACGCTCTTACCTGCAGCCTGTGGAGACGTGGAATACAAATGTGATGGGTACTATCCATGTGCTGGAAGCACTAAAGCAATGTACTCATCCCTGTGCTGCAGTCTTTATTACCACAGATAAGTGTTATGAGAATAGAGAATGGAATTATGGTTATAGAGAAAATGATCCTTTAGGAGGGCATGATCCTTATAGTTCTAGTAAAGCTGCTGCCGAACTTGCGATCGCATCTTGGCGAAAGTCATTCTACAAAACTTCCTCCAGCTTTGTAGCTATCGCTAGTGCTAGAGCCGGTAATGTGATTGGCGGTGGAGATTGGGCTGAAGACCGCATCGTGCCCGATGCGATGCGGGCTCTAGGCCGCAATCAACCTATCCTGGTCCGTAATCCGTTTGCTACTCGTCCTTGGCAACATGTTTTAGAACCCTTAGGAGGATATCTAATACTGGCGGAGCGTCTATATAAGCAACTGGCAGTACAACCGGCCAACAACCAGCTACATAATTTAATGGGTGCCTTTAACTTTGGTCCTCATCTCTCTTCCAATCAGTCAGTTAAAAATTTAGTAGAGAGTATTTTAATGCATTGGCCAGGTCAATGGATAGATGCATCTGGACGGGATGTAGTTCATGAAGCAAAGCTCTTAAATTTAGTGACCGATAAAGCTTTTCACCAGTTAAATTGGACACCTGCTTGGAATTTTTCAACAACTGTCCAAGAAACTGTTAAATGGTATCGTGAATCTGCTCAATTTAATTTGACTAGCTATGAAGAATTCCGGCAACTAACTTTAAAGCAAATTCAGCAGTATGAGATCGCAGCAGCGCAGCGAGAACTCTTATCAGTGAAAGCATGA
- a CDS encoding phosphate ABC transporter permease, with the protein MLVPLTRETFDNLIPKIATVDQYRYCWGKPSDLLRRILISVVGLITIFILRLFFGEAFESLAFILATILGLYWLWSPVYWASQRNREGRRNSYSGYWRGRVLDAFVTDEIIGTEETVNSRGELVIVENRERRLNLEVGDKTGFTTHTQVPLKRDHRLIRPGDRAEMVVMSNRPDLSRITMISDIYISDHKLWISDYPYLRKDAFLDISRRVERQRRQRTAPPPSEPVWE; encoded by the coding sequence ATGCTCGTACCTCTAACTCGCGAAACCTTTGACAATCTGATTCCCAAGATTGCTACCGTCGATCAGTATCGTTACTGCTGGGGGAAACCATCCGATCTACTTAGACGCATCTTGATTTCGGTGGTGGGTCTCATTACCATCTTTATCCTGCGGCTATTCTTCGGCGAAGCCTTTGAATCTCTAGCGTTTATCCTAGCCACGATTTTGGGGCTCTATTGGCTTTGGAGCCCGGTCTATTGGGCTAGTCAGCGCAATCGTGAGGGACGCCGTAATTCCTATAGCGGGTATTGGCGCGGCCGGGTCCTAGATGCCTTCGTCACTGATGAGATCATCGGTACCGAAGAAACGGTCAACAGCCGGGGGGAACTAGTGATTGTCGAAAACCGAGAACGCCGCCTTAACCTAGAGGTGGGCGACAAGACGGGATTTACCACCCACACCCAAGTACCGTTGAAGCGAGACCATCGCCTGATTAGGCCCGGGGACCGGGCAGAGATGGTGGTCATGTCTAACCGGCCCGATCTCAGTCGCATTACCATGATTTCGGACATTTACATCTCAGATCACAAACTCTGGATCAGCGACTATCCTTATCTGCGCAAGGATGCCTTCTTGGACATCAGTCGACGCGTTGAGCGGCAACGGCGCCAGAGAACTGCACCGCCGCCATCGGAGCCCGTCTGGGAATGA
- the menD gene encoding 2-succinyl-5-enolpyruvyl-6-hydroxy-3-cyclohexene-1-carboxylic-acid synthase, translated as MMAIDYRNTNTLWASVLVETLAQLGLRQAIVSPGSRCTPLTVALTNYREIDVLSILDERSAAFFALGIAKRSGWPSLLVCTSGTAAANYYPAVIEAHESQVPLLLLTADRPPELRDCASGQTIDQQKLFGHFPNYYGEMATPMANMAMLRYLRQTISHAWRRTLLPAAGPVHLNCPFRDPLAPIEDGSTADITLDASFFAHLSIPRLPMLATWEPGAAVSEDVSTWIRHQRQQSQGLIIVGPTHSSNPENYCLSIARLALGLGWPVLADGLSPLRNYHHHLNPHLVTTYDAILRHPPWATNLIPDQVIQIGPLPTSKVLRQWLQHLKAQRWIIHGRGHDRNLDPLHGATTALPWSLATLAAYLAGVPPAPSSPYLRQWQHLEIHTARRRDEALAVWDDQQGLFEGKLTWLLPQTLPEETPVMIANSMPVRDVEWFWPANNRHLHPYVNRGANGIDGTLSTALGLAHCHRPSLLLTGDLALLHDTNGLLSQAHLQGHLTVLVVNNRGGGIFEMLPIAQFNPPFEAYFATPQQVNWQHLCRAYGVTYEQVTDWPTLTERLSQLPTAGVRLLEVVTDRKLNAQQRHQLLNSLADPVHIPKMNLP; from the coding sequence ATGATGGCGATAGATTACCGTAACACCAATACCCTATGGGCATCGGTGCTGGTGGAAACCCTGGCCCAGTTAGGTCTGCGCCAGGCCATAGTATCTCCTGGCTCCCGTTGTACGCCCCTAACTGTAGCCCTCACCAATTACAGAGAGATCGACGTGTTGTCTATCCTAGATGAGCGCTCTGCTGCCTTCTTTGCCCTAGGAATAGCCAAGCGCAGTGGTTGGCCCAGCTTACTCGTGTGCACCTCAGGCACCGCCGCCGCCAATTATTACCCAGCCGTCATCGAAGCCCACGAAAGCCAGGTACCACTGCTGTTGCTCACTGCTGATCGACCGCCAGAGCTACGCGATTGCGCCTCTGGCCAAACTATCGATCAACAAAAGTTATTTGGCCATTTCCCCAATTACTACGGAGAAATGGCCACCCCCATGGCAAATATGGCCATGCTGCGCTACCTGCGCCAAACCATTAGCCATGCCTGGCGTCGGACCCTACTGCCAGCGGCTGGGCCGGTTCATCTCAACTGTCCCTTTCGCGATCCCTTGGCTCCTATCGAAGACGGCTCAACGGCAGATATAACCCTCGACGCCTCATTCTTTGCTCATCTGTCTATCCCCAGATTGCCAATGCTAGCCACCTGGGAGCCTGGAGCTGCCGTATCTGAGGATGTCAGCACCTGGATACGTCATCAACGACAACAATCCCAAGGCTTGATCATCGTAGGCCCCACCCACTCCAGCAATCCTGAAAACTATTGCCTCAGCATTGCCCGACTGGCCCTAGGCCTGGGATGGCCAGTGCTGGCAGATGGACTATCGCCCCTACGCAACTATCACCACCATCTGAATCCCCATCTTGTCACCACCTACGACGCCATTCTGCGACACCCCCCCTGGGCCACCAACCTTATCCCTGACCAGGTGATTCAGATTGGCCCGTTGCCAACCAGTAAGGTGCTGCGACAGTGGTTGCAGCATCTCAAGGCCCAACGCTGGATAATTCACGGCCGGGGGCACGACCGCAATCTCGATCCGTTACATGGTGCTACCACAGCCCTACCCTGGTCCCTGGCGACTCTCGCTGCCTATCTAGCTGGGGTACCACCTGCTCCCAGTAGTCCCTATCTACGCCAATGGCAACATCTAGAAATCCATACGGCTCGACGTCGAGATGAAGCGCTTGCTGTCTGGGATGATCAGCAGGGATTGTTTGAGGGTAAACTCACCTGGCTACTACCTCAAACGTTACCGGAAGAAACGCCGGTGATGATTGCCAATAGCATGCCAGTGCGAGATGTCGAGTGGTTTTGGCCAGCCAATAATCGCCACCTGCACCCCTACGTTAACCGGGGGGCCAACGGTATCGATGGTACCCTCTCTACGGCTTTGGGCCTTGCTCACTGCCATCGCCCCAGTCTACTACTGACAGGGGATCTGGCTCTCCTACATGACACCAATGGCTTACTCAGCCAAGCTCACTTGCAAGGACACCTGACCGTGCTAGTCGTGAATAATCGGGGAGGCGGCATCTTCGAGATGCTGCCTATTGCCCAATTTAACCCCCCATTTGAGGCCTATTTCGCCACACCCCAGCAGGTTAACTGGCAACATCTGTGTCGTGCCTATGGGGTAACCTACGAGCAGGTGACAGACTGGCCTACCCTAACGGAGCGACTAAGTCAATTGCCTACTGCCGGAGTACGGCTGCTGGAAGTCGTCACTGACCGCAAACTGAATGCACAGCAGCGCCACCAGCTCCTCAACTCCCTCGCTGACCCGGTCCATATCCCTAAAATGAATCTGCCCTAA
- a CDS encoding glycosyltransferase family 61 protein — MSAYKVLGNFSNKLKPLIRPWYSQIFLRPAIDLFLSTTNVEKEYGKTHKKNFLEQETVATPEVRGMPPFDAPFKYLEKDTYTTHDIYSTVVEDVLYEPGNGIVLTQSRKILSESIYPRMDLITTAGAFLHKDFLIRKFTESPIKTIRGYSSIYQGLPNGYYHKIIDLVPRCSLLNHPDYTQLDEIKLLYAEPLAEVEKLMVPQLIPSNTTRVRLEPGRLYHLEKLILPTFLTQFGSGYLPSFYIQKLRDTFLPKRPSRRENRIYISRKKSAQRQKKRHIINEEELFLELEKFGFKNYCLEDHSLVDKIELFYDAEMVIGAYGGGLTHILFSDNVNVLELQVMAKMQTYYYYIAKALGHNFQFLCADRANNRENFSVNIDKIIEIVNQWQS, encoded by the coding sequence ATGTCAGCATATAAAGTTTTAGGCAATTTTTCTAATAAGTTAAAGCCTTTAATCCGTCCTTGGTATAGTCAAATTTTCCTAAGGCCAGCGATAGATTTGTTTTTAAGTACTACTAATGTTGAGAAAGAATATGGCAAGACTCATAAGAAAAACTTTTTAGAGCAAGAGACAGTAGCAACACCAGAAGTAAGGGGAATGCCACCGTTCGATGCTCCCTTTAAATATTTGGAAAAAGACACATATACAACCCATGATATCTATTCTACAGTTGTTGAAGATGTCTTATATGAACCAGGAAATGGAATTGTATTGACTCAATCTCGTAAAATTTTATCAGAGTCTATCTATCCAAGGATGGATTTAATCACAACTGCTGGAGCATTTCTTCACAAGGATTTTCTAATTCGCAAGTTCACTGAATCTCCTATAAAGACTATCCGAGGATATTCTAGTATTTATCAAGGTCTACCCAACGGGTATTATCATAAAATTATTGATTTGGTCCCGCGCTGTTCTTTACTGAATCACCCCGACTATACACAACTTGATGAGATTAAGTTATTGTATGCTGAGCCACTAGCCGAAGTAGAGAAATTGATGGTACCCCAGCTCATTCCCTCAAACACGACTCGGGTAAGGTTGGAGCCTGGACGGCTTTACCATTTGGAGAAATTAATTTTACCAACATTCCTAACTCAATTTGGCTCTGGATATCTACCAAGCTTCTACATTCAGAAGCTGCGCGATACCTTTCTACCGAAACGTCCTTCCAGACGAGAAAATAGAATCTATATCTCCAGGAAAAAGTCAGCTCAGAGGCAAAAAAAACGTCATATAATAAATGAAGAAGAGCTATTTCTGGAATTGGAGAAGTTTGGATTTAAGAACTATTGCCTAGAAGACCATTCCTTAGTTGATAAAATCGAACTTTTCTATGATGCAGAAATGGTGATAGGGGCTTACGGTGGCGGTTTAACTCATATTCTTTTCTCGGATAATGTGAATGTCTTAGAGCTACAGGTCATGGCTAAGATGCAAACATATTATTATTATATAGCCAAGGCACTGGGGCATAATTTCCAGTTTTTATGTGCAGATAGAGCCAATAACCGAGAAAACTTTTCGGTGAATATTGATAAAATTATTGAAATTGTCAAT
- the rfbC gene encoding dTDP-4-dehydrorhamnose 3,5-epimerase: MNCWESKIPGCYEIQLRVFQDHRGKFVKTFHQGIFEDQNLETQFSETYYSISSKNVLRGLHFQVPPKDHVKLVHCLQGEILDAVVDLRVGAPTYGQYETFHLTEDKGNSVYIPAGLAHGFYILSEQAVVIYQVSTVYAPQYEQGILWDSANIPWPTDNPNISGKDSNWKSLSEFKSPFVYNAPSFV, encoded by the coding sequence GTGAACTGCTGGGAAAGTAAAATTCCGGGATGCTACGAAATACAATTAAGAGTATTTCAAGATCATCGAGGAAAGTTTGTGAAAACTTTTCATCAAGGAATATTTGAAGACCAAAATCTAGAAACCCAATTTTCTGAAACTTATTACTCGATCTCTTCCAAAAATGTGTTGAGAGGATTACATTTCCAAGTTCCTCCAAAAGATCATGTTAAGTTAGTCCATTGCCTACAAGGAGAGATTCTAGATGCTGTAGTTGATTTAAGAGTTGGAGCACCTACATATGGCCAATATGAGACGTTTCATTTAACCGAAGACAAAGGTAATTCAGTATATATTCCGGCTGGATTGGCCCATGGATTTTATATATTGAGCGAGCAGGCAGTAGTTATTTATCAAGTTTCAACTGTTTATGCTCCTCAGTATGAGCAAGGTATTCTTTGGGACTCTGCAAATATTCCTTGGCCTACAGATAATCCTAACATTTCAGGAAAAGATAGTAATTGGAAATCTTTATCTGAGTTTAAGAGCCCATTTGTCTATAATGCTCCCAGCTTTGTATGA
- the dapB gene encoding 4-hydroxy-tetrahydrodipicolinate reductase — translation MSSQSQIPVVVNGACGKMGREVVKVVAQAEDMTLVGAIDKDPASLGQDIGDVLGCGLLEVPVTNDLEATLVMAQGQGLSVMVDFTHPDTVYESVRAAIAYGVRPVVGTTGLSADQIQELAEFAEKASIGCLIIPNFSIGMVLLQQATLQAAQYFDHVEIIELHHNQKADAPSGTAIQTAQMLSELHKPFNPPEVDETEKLPGARGSTLADGVHIHSVRLPGLIAHQEVIFGAPGQLYTLRHDTSDRSSFMPGVLLAIRRILPLKSLIYGLDKIL, via the coding sequence ATGAGTAGTCAGTCCCAAATTCCAGTTGTCGTGAATGGAGCTTGCGGCAAAATGGGCCGTGAGGTGGTTAAAGTCGTTGCCCAAGCCGAAGATATGACATTAGTCGGGGCGATTGATAAGGATCCAGCCAGCCTAGGGCAAGACATTGGTGACGTCTTAGGCTGTGGTCTCCTGGAGGTACCGGTCACTAATGATTTGGAGGCGACGTTGGTCATGGCCCAAGGGCAAGGACTCTCGGTCATGGTAGATTTTACCCACCCCGATACGGTGTATGAGTCGGTACGAGCTGCGATCGCATATGGAGTTCGCCCTGTCGTGGGGACCACTGGCCTCAGTGCTGACCAGATTCAGGAACTGGCTGAGTTTGCTGAGAAAGCCAGCATCGGCTGCCTGATTATCCCTAACTTTTCCATCGGTATGGTGCTACTGCAGCAAGCCACCCTGCAAGCCGCCCAGTATTTCGACCATGTCGAGATCATCGAATTACACCACAACCAAAAGGCTGATGCCCCCAGTGGTACGGCGATCCAAACGGCCCAGATGCTCTCAGAACTCCATAAGCCCTTCAATCCCCCTGAAGTAGACGAAACCGAGAAGCTACCCGGTGCCAGGGGCAGCACCCTGGCAGATGGTGTTCATATACACAGTGTTCGGCTACCCGGACTCATTGCTCACCAGGAAGTGATCTTCGGTGCACCGGGGCAGCTCTACACCCTACGTCATGACACCTCTGACCGCTCTAGTTTTATGCCAGGAGTATTATTAGCCATTCGTCGGATTTTACCGCTGAAGTCTCTTATCTACGGCCTCGACAAAATACTCTAG
- a CDS encoding glycosyltransferase family 4 protein, with protein sequence MKILSVHNKYKVRGGEDESSAAENHLLSEKGHTVSLYEKSNHDIAHLNPIRLAGRTIWSQTTYNDICELLEHTSHDVVHVQNFFPLISPSVYYAAQANKVPVVQTLRNYRLLCPNALFFRQGKVCEDCLGKPIPYPGILHGCYRNDRAATAATAAMSVIHTTLNTWQNQVDLFITLTQFARKKFIEGGLPPEKIVVKPNFVHPDPGLGSGQGEYALYVGRLSVEKGLDTLLSAWKLLRSPVPLKIVGDGPLADQVAEVTTRLPNIEWLGRRPMAEVHNLMGEAQFLVFPSKWYETFGRVAVEAFAKGTPVLAADLGAIAELVENERTGLRFCPGNAVDLADKVDYLLAQPKRLEEMRRSARAEFESCYTADLNHQQLIQIYEHVRMLSSLR encoded by the coding sequence ATGAAGATCTTAAGTGTCCATAATAAATATAAAGTTCGGGGTGGTGAAGATGAATCATCCGCAGCGGAGAATCACTTACTTAGCGAGAAAGGTCATACAGTCAGTCTCTATGAGAAGTCCAATCATGACATCGCCCATCTTAACCCCATTCGACTAGCAGGAAGAACGATCTGGTCTCAAACGACTTATAACGACATTTGTGAACTGTTAGAACATACAAGTCATGACGTTGTCCATGTTCAAAATTTCTTTCCACTGATATCCCCATCTGTCTACTACGCCGCTCAAGCTAACAAAGTTCCAGTTGTCCAAACTCTTCGAAATTATCGGTTACTGTGCCCTAATGCACTCTTCTTTCGCCAAGGAAAAGTCTGTGAAGACTGTTTAGGTAAACCAATCCCTTATCCCGGCATCTTACATGGATGTTACCGGAATGATCGGGCGGCTACAGCAGCTACAGCAGCGATGTCAGTCATCCATACTACTCTAAATACCTGGCAGAATCAGGTGGACCTATTCATTACCTTGACTCAATTTGCTCGTAAGAAATTTATTGAAGGTGGACTGCCACCAGAGAAGATAGTTGTCAAGCCAAATTTTGTTCATCCTGATCCAGGTCTCGGATCGGGCCAAGGAGAATATGCCCTCTATGTTGGTAGGTTATCTGTAGAAAAAGGATTAGACACGCTGTTGAGTGCTTGGAAACTTCTCAGATCACCAGTTCCGCTCAAGATCGTAGGAGATGGGCCTCTAGCTGACCAAGTTGCAGAAGTGACTACTAGACTTCCCAATATAGAGTGGCTAGGGCGACGTCCTATGGCCGAAGTTCACAATCTCATGGGAGAAGCTCAATTTCTCGTTTTTCCATCCAAATGGTATGAGACCTTTGGTCGGGTGGCCGTCGAAGCCTTTGCGAAGGGAACGCCGGTCCTAGCTGCAGATCTTGGTGCAATTGCTGAATTAGTAGAAAATGAGCGAACTGGCCTACGGTTCTGCCCTGGCAATGCCGTAGATCTAGCAGATAAAGTGGATTACCTCTTAGCACAACCTAAGCGCTTAGAGGAAATGCGTCGGTCTGCTAGAGCCGAATTTGAATCCTGCTATACTGCAGACCTAAATCATCAGCAACTCATACAGATCTATGAGCATGTGCGTATGTTGTCGTCATTGAGATGA
- a CDS encoding NAD-dependent epimerase/dehydratase family protein, which yields MNKSQLKTVIISGANGYFGKIAQKYFRNQGWDVIKACRDSDGDIQFDLDTPDIIAKTALEVPASLFIHAAAAHEVTCKQAPYQSIYQNVAGTRAALEFCLKNQIPKFVYISTFHVFGNPAGAIDEITPPVPANDYGLTNRLSEEYVELYNRQGKLKGMVIRPSNFFGTPAELDRCRRWTLTPLAFCRDAVEQKKIILRTPGYQQRNFVSILDLCRVIEAAVDRIDHFPLLHVAGPDTLSIRELAQCVQRMMKKHLHQDIELIIPAGNLLTHQFSYTSRYLADIYTPKDRIENSIAQLCIGLNKRRYQYAS from the coding sequence ATGAATAAATCTCAATTAAAGACAGTTATAATTTCTGGAGCCAATGGATATTTTGGAAAAATTGCCCAGAAATACTTTAGAAATCAAGGCTGGGATGTCATAAAAGCCTGTCGTGACAGTGATGGCGATATACAGTTTGACTTAGATACTCCAGACATAATTGCCAAAACTGCTTTAGAGGTTCCCGCTAGTCTTTTCATTCATGCAGCAGCAGCTCATGAAGTTACTTGTAAACAAGCTCCTTATCAAAGTATCTATCAAAATGTTGCCGGCACAAGAGCTGCATTAGAGTTCTGTCTGAAAAATCAGATTCCAAAGTTTGTTTATATCTCAACCTTCCATGTCTTTGGAAATCCCGCAGGTGCTATTGATGAAATAACACCACCTGTTCCAGCAAATGACTATGGTTTGACGAATCGCCTGTCTGAAGAATATGTAGAACTCTATAACCGTCAAGGTAAGCTTAAGGGTATGGTGATTCGACCTAGTAATTTTTTCGGCACTCCGGCTGAGCTTGATCGTTGTCGGCGATGGACCTTAACACCACTTGCATTTTGTCGAGATGCAGTTGAGCAAAAAAAAATCATATTGAGAACTCCAGGATATCAACAGCGTAACTTCGTCTCGATCCTGGATCTTTGTCGCGTGATTGAAGCTGCTGTTGATCGCATTGATCACTTTCCCCTACTTCATGTAGCAGGGCCTGATACCTTAAGTATTCGCGAACTTGCTCAATGCGTTCAACGCATGATGAAAAAACATCTCCATCAAGACATTGAGCTCATAATACCAGCGGGAAATCTGTTAACACACCAGTTCTCCTACACAAGTCGCTACTTAGCTGATATCTACACTCCCAAGGACAGGATTGAAAATTCTATTGCTCAGCTCTGTATTGGACTCAACAAACGACGTTATCAATATGCTAGCTAG
- the rfbF gene encoding glucose-1-phosphate cytidylyltransferase: MYKEADIANIPVAILCGGKGTRLKEETEFRPKPMVMVGDRPMIWHIMKTYAHYGFQNFMLCLGYKGEMIREYFFNYDWNHNDVLLELGDKKVTKLNNGHEENWKVWLIDTGQETMTGGRLKRLTPYLEKMDSDILLGTYGDGVCNVDITKLLDFHYSHGKLATMTAVRPTSRFGELAIEDNLVTYFQEKPQTSAGWINGGYFVLHRKVLDLIQGDATVFEAEPMKTLAALGELAVYKHDGFWQCMDTYRELELLNKLYAANQASWKIW; this comes from the coding sequence ATGTATAAAGAGGCTGATATTGCCAATATTCCTGTCGCGATTCTGTGTGGCGGTAAAGGTACCCGCCTGAAAGAAGAAACTGAGTTTCGACCAAAGCCTATGGTTATGGTCGGCGACCGTCCTATGATTTGGCATATTATGAAAACCTATGCTCATTATGGGTTTCAGAATTTCATGCTCTGCTTAGGCTATAAGGGCGAGATGATACGAGAGTATTTCTTTAACTATGACTGGAACCATAATGATGTTCTCTTAGAGTTAGGCGACAAAAAAGTTACTAAGTTAAATAATGGGCATGAAGAGAACTGGAAAGTCTGGTTGATCGACACTGGCCAGGAGACGATGACTGGAGGAAGACTCAAAAGATTGACTCCATATCTTGAAAAAATGGATAGCGATATTTTACTTGGCACCTATGGAGATGGTGTTTGTAATGTCGATATCACTAAGCTACTAGATTTCCATTACAGCCATGGCAAGTTAGCAACAATGACAGCTGTGCGACCTACCTCACGATTTGGGGAACTGGCCATTGAAGATAATTTAGTTACCTATTTCCAAGAAAAGCCTCAAACTAGTGCCGGTTGGATTAACGGAGGTTACTTTGTTTTACATCGTAAGGTTCTAGATTTAATCCAAGGCGACGCCACAGTTTTTGAGGCTGAACCTATGAAAACTTTGGCGGCTTTGGGTGAGTTAGCCGTTTATAAGCATGATGGGTTCTGGCAATGCATGGATACCTACCGTGAACTGGAGCTGCTGAATAAATTGTATGCCGCTAATCAGGCCTCATGGAAAATATGGTAG